The following are encoded in a window of Chrysiogenia bacterium genomic DNA:
- a CDS encoding TIGR02147 family protein yields the protein MTSSNDSTPVRPTPELYDDYRTYLNDMVLYLRKSGRGFSYRSFAQRAGYASPSFLKLVIDGKSNLSNESIFRFAKALGLKGKEIELFEALVLFTQAKSDEDRNHYYTRLQKASVRQDRIAKLRQEQYEIYSEWFGLAMREMLNLPDFEEDPAWMAQRLNPQVTEAAARRLLKLLVDTGLAQRDESGRLRPADPNLATPENLHSLAIRNFHRKMLELASGALDDVPVEQRDFTALTLTLSKKQFEDFKERISAFEDDLLREAARDLDPGDSEVYHMAVQLIPLTKRSGRTE from the coding sequence CAACACCCGAACTCTATGACGATTACCGGACTTATTTAAATGACATGGTCCTCTATCTGCGGAAGTCGGGCCGCGGGTTTTCCTATCGCTCTTTCGCGCAAAGGGCCGGGTACGCGTCCCCCAGCTTTCTCAAGCTGGTGATCGATGGAAAGAGCAACCTCTCGAACGAGTCGATCTTTCGCTTTGCCAAGGCTCTGGGGCTCAAGGGCAAGGAAATCGAGCTTTTCGAGGCGCTGGTGCTCTTCACCCAGGCCAAGAGCGACGAGGACCGCAACCACTACTACACGCGCCTGCAGAAGGCCTCCGTTCGGCAGGACCGCATCGCTAAGCTGCGACAGGAACAGTACGAGATCTATTCCGAGTGGTTCGGTCTGGCCATGCGCGAGATGCTCAACCTGCCCGACTTCGAGGAAGACCCGGCCTGGATGGCCCAGCGGCTCAACCCCCAGGTGACCGAGGCAGCGGCCCGCCGGCTGCTCAAGCTCCTGGTGGACACGGGCCTTGCCCAGCGCGATGAGAGCGGCCGGCTGCGTCCGGCAGATCCCAACCTGGCCACGCCGGAAAACCTGCACTCACTGGCGATTCGGAACTTCCACCGCAAGATGCTCGAGCTGGCCTCGGGCGCACTGGACGACGTGCCGGTCGAGCAGCGCGATTTTACGGCGCTCACCCTGACCCTCTCGAAGAAGCAGTTTGAGGACTTTAAAGAACGAATTTCGGCGTTTGAGGACGATCTGCTGCGTGAGGCGGCCAGGGACCTCGACCCGGGCGATTCCGAGGTGTATCATATGGCTGTTCAGCTGATACCGCTGACGAAACGATCGGGCAGAACTGAGTAG